One genomic segment of Acidimicrobiales bacterium includes these proteins:
- the ndk gene encoding nucleoside-diphosphate kinase: MDRTLVICKPDAVERGLVGEIISRLERRTLTIVAAELRTIDVETAGRHYAEHDGKPFYADLVAFITRGPAMVLVVEGPEDTWKVVRTMMGATNPRDAAPGTIRGDLGILFTENLIHGSDGPESAAREIELFFPGL; encoded by the coding sequence ATGGATCGCACCCTCGTCATCTGCAAGCCCGACGCCGTCGAACGCGGCCTCGTCGGCGAGATCATCTCCCGGCTCGAGCGGCGCACCCTCACCATCGTCGCCGCCGAGCTGCGCACCATCGACGTCGAGACCGCCGGCCGGCACTACGCCGAGCACGACGGCAAGCCGTTCTACGCCGACCTCGTGGCCTTCATCACCCGGGGCCCCGCCATGGTCCTCGTGGTGGAGGGCCCGGAGGACACCTGGAAGGTCGTGCGCACGATGATGGGCGCCACCAACCCCCGTGACGCCGCCCCCGGCACCATCCGCGGCGACCTCGGCATCCTCTTCACCGAGAACCTCATCCACGGCTCCGACGGCCCCGAGTCCGCCGCCCGCGAGATCGAGCTGTTCTTCCCCGGACTCTGA